From a single Phocoena sinus isolate mPhoSin1 chromosome 1, mPhoSin1.pri, whole genome shotgun sequence genomic region:
- the LOC116760158 gene encoding LOW QUALITY PROTEIN: putative G antigen family E member 3 (The sequence of the model RefSeq protein was modified relative to this genomic sequence to represent the inferred CDS: substituted 1 base at 1 genomic stop codon) → MSGHVRTRSKSAGRRNDGESSQPVRPLVAQQSSDKQPQLEEPQTESQDIIPAYDIEDEGASVAQRADMEADQXKLVLLKTVDEPGGGPDVKKEILPSLEPVKMPEAGEGQPQT, encoded by the coding sequence ATGAGTGGGCATGTCAGAACAAGATCCAAATCTGCAGGAAGAAGAAATGATGGAGAGTCTTCCCAGCCAGTTAGACCTCTGGTTGCTCAGCAGTCCAGTGATAAACAACCTCAACTAGAAGAACCACAAACTGAGAGTCAGGATATTATACCTGCTTATGACATTGAAGATGAAGGAGCATCTGTAGCTCAAAGGGCTGATATGGAAGCTGATCAGTAGAAACTGGTTCTCTTGAAGACTGTGGATGAGCCTGGAGGTGGTCCTGATGTCAAGAAGGAGATTCTACCAAGTCTAGAGCCTGTTAAAATGCCAGAAGCTGGTGAAGGACAACCACAGACTTAA